A genomic stretch from Candidatus Eisenbacteria bacterium includes:
- a CDS encoding DUF202 domain-containing protein, translated as MNERPRTPPDPIATETAVVERLEKDAVALARDRTSLASFRVKLALDRTTLAWIRTTLTMATFGFGLAAFFRGVREAHPQNPEATRLQEGAIKMGMALLVLGIVATALAGTSHWFALRRLRRGEMPVLTHWPLSITVAVLLTGFGLAGVYFLLIGMAHSG; from the coding sequence GTGAACGAGAGACCGCGGACGCCTCCGGACCCGATTGCGACCGAAACCGCTGTCGTCGAGAGGCTCGAAAAGGACGCGGTCGCTCTGGCGCGCGATCGGACCAGCCTGGCCAGCTTCCGCGTGAAGCTGGCGCTGGACCGCACGACGCTCGCCTGGATCCGGACGACGCTGACGATGGCGACCTTCGGCTTCGGTCTGGCCGCATTCTTCCGGGGCGTGCGCGAAGCACATCCCCAGAATCCGGAGGCGACCCGCCTGCAGGAGGGGGCGATCAAGATGGGCATGGCGCTCCTCGTCCTGGGGATCGTCGCGACGGCACTCGCGGGCACCTCCCACTGGTTCGCGCTTCGCCGGCTTCGGCGGGGCGAGATGCCCGTCCTGACCCACTGGCCCCTCAGCATTACGGTGGCCGTGCTACTCACGGGATTCGGCCTCGCAGGCGTTTACTTCCTGCTCATTGGGATGGCTCACTCTGGTTGA
- a CDS encoding alpha/beta hydrolase produces MTKPDGSPAYSSDRSRSMAFGSVTVEIGDQVPWLVLAEQSRESPRQLPLELQLGATTELGRFPPIPYDVDPVSGGITRSPAVVDAHERAAAGLQAEVARRIAASPRKEVVLFVHGYANTFQDAAFSMADLCHFFGREFVCGIFSWPAGGSRGMMAGYNVDRESGEFAVQHLKQAIRLIAQTPGVERIHLMAHSRGTDVLASVLRELNIEAYAAGSSIADRFKVRNIVLLAPDIDADVAAAKIFGVVSDPDLAYGAAPQPRKVFSGPGVHITSYVSSDDKALTLSQFLFGSLVRLGRVDVALLTKERAAKAVRLAYLVDFIEVKGTPGFLGHSYFTSDPAVSSDLVALIRYGLKPGEPGRPLEEIQRPFWRIPAGT; encoded by the coding sequence GTGACGAAGCCGGACGGTTCGCCCGCCTACAGCTCCGATCGTTCGCGCTCGATGGCGTTCGGATCGGTCACGGTCGAGATCGGCGATCAGGTGCCGTGGCTGGTCCTCGCCGAGCAGAGCAGGGAGAGCCCGCGCCAGTTGCCGCTCGAGCTGCAGCTCGGCGCGACGACGGAGCTCGGGCGCTTCCCGCCGATCCCCTACGACGTCGACCCGGTGTCGGGCGGCATCACCCGGTCTCCGGCGGTCGTCGATGCCCACGAACGGGCCGCCGCGGGCCTCCAGGCAGAGGTGGCGCGGCGCATCGCAGCCTCGCCCCGGAAGGAGGTCGTCCTCTTCGTGCACGGCTACGCCAACACCTTCCAGGACGCCGCCTTCAGCATGGCCGATCTCTGCCACTTCTTCGGCCGCGAGTTCGTATGCGGGATCTTCAGCTGGCCGGCCGGCGGATCGCGTGGGATGATGGCGGGCTACAACGTCGACCGCGAATCCGGCGAGTTCGCCGTGCAGCATCTGAAACAGGCGATCCGCCTAATTGCACAGACTCCCGGCGTCGAGCGCATCCATTTGATGGCACACAGCCGCGGCACGGACGTACTCGCGTCGGTGCTGCGCGAGCTCAACATCGAGGCCTACGCCGCTGGGAGTTCCATCGCCGACCGCTTCAAGGTGAGGAACATCGTACTGCTGGCGCCGGACATCGACGCCGACGTCGCGGCGGCGAAGATCTTCGGCGTCGTCTCTGATCCCGATCTGGCCTACGGGGCCGCTCCGCAGCCGCGCAAGGTCTTCTCCGGTCCCGGCGTGCACATCACGTCCTACGTGTCCTCGGACGACAAGGCGCTGACGCTCTCCCAATTCCTCTTCGGGAGCCTCGTACGGCTCGGCCGGGTCGACGTGGCGCTGCTCACCAAGGAGCGGGCCGCGAAGGCCGTGCGTCTCGCCTATCTCGTCGACTTCATCGAGGTAAAGGGAACGCCCGGCTTCCTCGGGCACAGCTACTTCACCTCCGATCCGGCGGTGAGCTCGGACCTGGTCGCGCTGATCCGCTACGGACTCAAGCCGGGTGAGCCGGGCCGACCGCTCGAAGAGATCCAGCGACCGTTCTGGCGCATCCCCGCTGGTACCTGA
- a CDS encoding alpha/beta hydrolase has product MRLGTFRYQGYTLGYEVHGDGERTIVLTNGLLLDAGVNRQLARSLAARGFRVVLLDLLGHGRSDKPHHASQHRMDRYARQVVGVLDELGVERAVVGGVSLGANVALHVAVQAPDRVAALIVEMPVLEWATPAAASLFVPLLLAVRFGRRLFGFVTSLIRRLPRTGIDPVDSFLGTFSLEPEAIAAVLHGILVGPVAPEIEERRAITAPTLIIGHENDLIHPFSDAENLAQQIPGARLVQARSMFELRLAPERLTREIVRFLDDVYGAPAPARPVASGESVAR; this is encoded by the coding sequence ATGAGGCTCGGGACCTTCCGATATCAGGGTTACACCCTCGGCTACGAGGTGCACGGCGACGGCGAGCGCACGATCGTCCTCACCAACGGGCTCTTGCTCGACGCCGGCGTCAATCGGCAGCTGGCGCGCAGCCTTGCCGCGCGCGGCTTTCGGGTCGTGCTCCTCGACCTCCTCGGCCACGGCAGGAGCGACAAGCCGCATCACGCCTCGCAGCACCGGATGGATCGCTACGCACGGCAGGTCGTGGGCGTGCTCGACGAGCTCGGCGTCGAGCGTGCCGTGGTGGGCGGAGTGTCGCTGGGCGCCAACGTCGCGCTGCACGTCGCGGTGCAGGCCCCCGACCGCGTCGCCGCGCTCATCGTCGAAATGCCCGTGCTCGAATGGGCGACGCCGGCGGCCGCGAGCCTGTTCGTGCCGTTGCTGCTCGCCGTCAGATTCGGTCGACGACTCTTCGGCTTCGTCACCTCGCTCATCCGCCGGCTGCCCCGCACCGGCATCGACCCGGTCGACAGCTTCCTCGGCACGTTCTCGTTGGAGCCCGAGGCGATCGCGGCGGTCCTGCACGGGATCCTCGTGGGACCGGTCGCGCCCGAGATCGAGGAACGGCGTGCGATCACCGCGCCGACGCTCATCATCGGACACGAGAACGACCTGATCCATCCCTTCAGCGACGCCGAGAACTTGGCGCAGCAGATCCCCGGCGCGCGGCTCGTCCAGGCGCGATCGATGTTCGAGCTGCGGCTCGCGCCCGAACGGCTCACGCGCGAGATCGTGCGCTTCCTCGACGACGTGTATGGCGCGCCGGCTCCGGCACGCCCGGTCGCGAGTGGCGAGAGTGTGGCACGGTAG
- a CDS encoding glutathione S-transferase family protein, with translation MAMKKRGTPIELYYWPGIPGRGEFVRLLLEDAGIAYVDVARDRKNGMMAMMRLLDGAKPGALPFAPPFVKVGDVVVSQTASILDFLAPRLGLVPSGRALRAEASQIQLTLADFVGEIHDTHHPIAGSLYYDDQKAAAKQRARIFVKERMPKYLAWLEKVLQRNRKSGGRWLVGSNCTYVDLSAFQVVEGLRYAFPNAMEGLAPQLPRVIALRDRVAARPRIAAYLESKRRQPFNAMGIFRHYPELDAPSSRGRRVVR, from the coding sequence ATGGCGATGAAGAAGCGCGGAACCCCGATCGAGCTCTACTATTGGCCCGGCATTCCAGGGCGGGGCGAGTTCGTCCGCCTGTTGCTCGAGGACGCCGGGATCGCCTACGTCGACGTCGCGCGCGACCGGAAGAACGGCATGATGGCCATGATGCGCCTCCTCGATGGTGCGAAACCTGGCGCGCTGCCGTTCGCACCACCGTTCGTGAAGGTCGGTGACGTCGTCGTCTCGCAGACCGCGAGCATCCTCGACTTCCTCGCGCCTCGCCTCGGGCTCGTCCCCAGCGGTCGTGCGCTGCGTGCGGAGGCGAGCCAGATTCAGCTCACGCTGGCGGATTTCGTCGGGGAGATCCACGACACCCATCACCCGATCGCCGGAAGCCTCTACTACGACGACCAGAAGGCGGCCGCGAAGCAACGCGCCCGGATCTTCGTGAAGGAGCGGATGCCGAAGTATCTCGCGTGGCTCGAGAAGGTGCTGCAGCGCAACCGGAAGAGCGGCGGGCGATGGCTGGTCGGATCGAATTGCACGTACGTCGACCTCTCGGCGTTCCAGGTCGTCGAAGGGCTGCGCTACGCCTTCCCGAACGCGATGGAGGGACTCGCGCCGCAGCTCCCGCGCGTGATCGCGCTCCGCGATCGTGTGGCGGCTCGCCCGCGGATCGCGGCCTATCTCGAATCCAAGCGACGCCAGCCGTTCAACGCGATGGGCATCTTCCGCCACTATCCCGAGCTCGATGCACCGTCGTCTCGGGGCCGACGCGTCGTACGGTAG
- a CDS encoding ABC transporter permease: MIASARRMLAMARKEFRQLVRDRLTLGMIVGIPSLQLVLFGYAINLDVRHIPTAVLDRTNSALSRRLVGELEATQTFRLQRQVASEVAAFQLLERSEVGAVIVIPSDLDRHLYRGRGAEISIFADASNPTVASAVALAGEGFGRTLAGRLRPFRTGDAAVSLRMTPVERDRFEVTPDLVRADPLRVEVLPFYNPERRTAVFIVPGLIGVILTMTMMLMTALAIVRERERGTFEFLIATPIRRGEVMVGKILPYLVVGHVQVAIVLGLGWSIFDVPVRGRLVDLGLGALPFLVAMLALGLVVSSIARTQFQATQLSFFFFLPSMLLSGFMFPFEAMPVPAQWIGQILPLTHFLRIARGVLLKGAPIDALLGEVAAIGIFTLVALGLAIATFRKRLG; encoded by the coding sequence ATGATCGCGTCGGCCCGGCGGATGCTCGCCATGGCGCGCAAGGAGTTCCGGCAGCTCGTCCGCGACCGGCTGACGCTCGGCATGATCGTCGGCATCCCGTCGCTCCAGCTCGTCCTCTTCGGCTACGCGATCAACCTCGACGTTCGCCACATCCCGACGGCGGTGCTCGACCGAACGAACAGCGCGCTCTCGCGGCGCCTGGTCGGGGAGCTCGAGGCGACACAGACGTTTCGCCTCCAGCGGCAGGTCGCGAGCGAGGTAGCGGCCTTCCAGCTCCTCGAGCGCAGCGAGGTGGGCGCGGTGATCGTCATCCCGTCCGACCTCGACCGTCATCTCTACCGCGGGCGGGGCGCCGAGATCTCGATCTTCGCCGACGCGAGCAACCCGACCGTGGCGAGCGCGGTGGCGCTCGCCGGCGAAGGCTTCGGCCGCACGCTCGCCGGGCGCCTGCGTCCGTTCCGCACGGGCGATGCGGCGGTGAGCCTCCGCATGACCCCGGTCGAGCGCGACCGCTTCGAGGTGACGCCGGACCTCGTTCGCGCCGACCCGCTGCGCGTCGAGGTGCTGCCCTTCTACAACCCCGAGCGACGGACGGCCGTCTTCATCGTCCCGGGGCTGATCGGCGTCATCCTGACGATGACGATGATGCTCATGACCGCGCTCGCCATCGTGCGCGAACGCGAGCGCGGGACCTTCGAGTTCCTGATCGCCACCCCGATCCGTCGGGGCGAGGTGATGGTCGGGAAGATCCTCCCCTACCTGGTCGTGGGACACGTGCAGGTGGCGATCGTGCTCGGACTCGGCTGGTCGATCTTCGACGTCCCCGTGCGCGGCCGGCTGGTCGATCTCGGTCTCGGCGCGTTGCCGTTCCTGGTCGCGATGCTCGCACTCGGGCTCGTCGTGTCGTCGATCGCGCGGACCCAGTTTCAGGCGACGCAGCTGTCGTTCTTCTTCTTCCTGCCGTCGATGCTGCTCTCGGGCTTCATGTTCCCCTTCGAGGCCATGCCGGTGCCGGCGCAATGGATCGGACAGATCCTGCCGCTGACCCACTTCCTTCGCATCGCGCGCGGCGTGCTGCTGAAGGGCGCGCCGATCGACGCCCTCCTGGGCGAGGTCGCGGCGATCGGCATCTTCACCCTCGTGGCACTCGGCCTCGCGATTGCCACGTTCCGGAAGCGCCTCGGCTAG
- a CDS encoding ABC transporter ATP-binding protein, which yields MNADPVVETRGLTRRFGPLVAVDHVDLTVQRGEIFGCLGPNGSGKSTLMRVLLGLLAPSEGFARVLGCEVPRDVERLRPSVGYMTQRFSLYEDLSVRENLDFAAAVFGLAGAERRARVSAALADSGLDRYTAARAATLSGGWKQRLALAAATIHRPQLLVLDEPTAGVDPQSRRVFWEKLFEYVAGGATILVSTHYMDEAVRCHRLALLRDGRRVAVGSPLALTRPLAARVLDVETAVPERAGNVLRGTPLVASTTRLGDRVHVLLAPTAPPPTEAASEIVRLLGDAGLTGARAAPSEPTLEDVFVAILLGERIEPDAEEGR from the coding sequence GTGAACGCCGACCCCGTCGTCGAGACCCGCGGTCTCACCCGGCGGTTCGGCCCGCTCGTGGCCGTCGACCACGTCGACCTGACTGTCCAGCGCGGCGAGATCTTCGGTTGCCTCGGGCCGAATGGCTCGGGGAAGTCGACCCTCATGCGGGTGCTGCTCGGCCTGCTCGCGCCCTCCGAGGGGTTCGCCCGCGTGCTCGGCTGCGAGGTGCCGCGCGACGTCGAGCGCCTCCGGCCGTCGGTCGGCTACATGACCCAGCGCTTCTCCCTGTACGAGGACCTCTCGGTGCGGGAGAACCTCGACTTCGCCGCTGCCGTCTTCGGGCTCGCCGGGGCCGAGCGGCGCGCGCGCGTGAGCGCGGCGCTCGCCGATTCGGGGCTCGACCGGTACACCGCGGCGCGCGCCGCAACGCTGTCGGGAGGCTGGAAGCAGCGTCTCGCCCTGGCCGCAGCGACGATCCACCGCCCGCAGCTCCTCGTCCTCGACGAGCCGACGGCCGGCGTCGACCCGCAGAGCCGGCGGGTCTTCTGGGAGAAGCTCTTCGAATACGTCGCCGGCGGCGCCACGATCCTCGTGTCCACGCACTACATGGACGAGGCCGTGCGCTGCCACCGACTGGCGCTGCTCCGCGACGGCCGTCGCGTCGCCGTCGGCAGCCCGCTCGCGCTGACACGCCCGCTGGCCGCCCGCGTGCTCGACGTGGAGACTGCGGTTCCCGAGCGCGCCGGGAACGTCCTTCGCGGCACACCGCTCGTCGCCAGCACGACGCGCCTGGGCGACCGCGTCCACGTGCTGCTCGCGCCGACGGCGCCGCCCCCGACGGAGGCGGCGTCGGAGATCGTGCGACTGCTCGGCGACGCAGGCCTCACCGGCGCACGTGCGGCGCCCAGCGAGCCGACGCTGGAGGACGTCTTCGTCGCCATCCTCCTCGGCGAGCGCATCGAACCCGACGCGGAGGAAGGCCGATGA
- a CDS encoding efflux RND transporter periplasmic adaptor subunit, whose product MPTCRSSRPRYGGPRSLLAPALAYALVACGGGGGGVLVGTVERTLIELDAPIAETLVEVGVQRGQDVRRGDVLARLDPTLVEADVANAEATLAGARTGLVTAESDLTRLTRLHASRVASEQDLERARLSRDEATARLREGEARLVAARHRLEDMTITSPVDGVVDQIPFDRGERVPAGGVVVVVLDAAAPWVRVWVSESLVATVRPGAPADVRVDGIATALHGHVLDVSHEPEFTPHFALTERDRVHLVYETRVAIDDAPAGLRPGVPAQVQLAPSGRNGA is encoded by the coding sequence ATGCCAACGTGCCGTTCGTCGCGACCCCGGTACGGCGGTCCGAGAAGCCTCCTCGCACCGGCGCTCGCGTATGCTCTCGTCGCCTGCGGTGGTGGCGGCGGCGGGGTCCTCGTCGGAACCGTCGAGCGGACGCTGATCGAGCTCGACGCACCAATCGCGGAGACGCTGGTCGAAGTGGGTGTGCAGCGCGGCCAGGACGTACGCCGGGGCGACGTGCTGGCTCGCCTCGACCCCACGCTGGTCGAGGCGGACGTCGCGAATGCCGAGGCGACGCTCGCCGGAGCCCGCACCGGGCTCGTCACCGCCGAGAGCGACCTCACACGCCTCACGCGGCTACACGCCTCGCGCGTGGCCTCGGAACAGGACCTCGAGCGTGCTCGTCTGTCCCGCGACGAGGCGACCGCGCGTCTTCGCGAAGGCGAGGCGCGTCTCGTCGCGGCGCGCCATCGACTCGAGGACATGACCATCACGTCGCCCGTCGACGGCGTGGTGGACCAGATCCCGTTCGACCGCGGCGAACGCGTGCCGGCCGGCGGCGTCGTCGTGGTCGTGCTCGACGCGGCGGCGCCGTGGGTCCGCGTGTGGGTGTCCGAGTCCCTCGTGGCAACCGTGCGACCGGGCGCCCCCGCCGACGTGCGGGTCGACGGAATCGCGACGGCGCTGCATGGCCACGTGCTCGACGTCTCCCACGAGCCGGAGTTCACGCCCCACTTCGCGCTCACCGAGCGGGACCGCGTGCATCTGGTCTACGAGACACGCGTGGCGATCGACGACGCGCCGGCGGGGCTCCGGCCCGGGGTACCTGCCCAAGTCCAGCTCGCCCCGTCCGGGCGGAACGGCGCGTGA
- a CDS encoding glycogen synthase — MFVVMIASECAPVAKVGGLADVVYGLSRELEIRGHAVEIVLPKYDCMRYDHIWGLQVTYDDLWVPWFNSQVRCTMWFGFVHGRKCFFIEPHSGENFFSRGMYYGCPDDHLRFAFFSKAALEFLYKSGKRPDVIHTHDWQTALVPVLLFEIYRQHGMDHQRVCHTIHNFAHQGVAGSDVLWLSGLGRPEYYYARDRLGDDSHPTALNFTKGAILYSNFVTTVSPQHAWEVRSTEQGHGLGHPLYVHQQKFGGVLNGLDYDMWNPAQDPLIPIHYTVDTLDEKAKNTDALRTRLLLRSGRRPVLAYVGRLDWQKGVHLIRHALSYTLTRGAQFVLLGASSERGINDAFLHLKYHLNDNPDCHLEIAFNEELAHLIYAGVDMVIVPSMFEPCGLTQMIAMRYGAVPIVRSVGGLADTVFDRDYSDRLAAERNGYVFHQADNPGIESALQRAIGLWFDHPGEFRRLMVAGMRCDFSWNQPAQHYLNIYEYIRHK; from the coding sequence ATGTTTGTCGTGATGATCGCCTCCGAGTGTGCGCCCGTTGCCAAGGTCGGCGGCCTGGCCGATGTGGTCTATGGTCTCAGTCGCGAGTTGGAGATCCGCGGCCATGCCGTAGAGATCGTCCTCCCGAAGTACGACTGCATGCGCTACGACCACATCTGGGGCCTGCAGGTCACGTACGACGACCTGTGGGTGCCGTGGTTCAACTCCCAGGTGCGCTGCACGATGTGGTTTGGCTTCGTCCATGGGCGCAAGTGCTTCTTCATCGAGCCGCACAGCGGCGAGAACTTTTTCAGTCGCGGTATGTACTACGGGTGTCCGGACGATCATCTGCGCTTCGCCTTCTTCAGCAAGGCGGCGCTCGAGTTCCTCTACAAGAGCGGCAAGCGGCCCGACGTCATCCACACGCACGATTGGCAGACCGCCCTCGTGCCGGTGCTGCTGTTCGAGATCTACCGGCAGCACGGCATGGACCACCAGCGCGTCTGCCATACCATCCACAACTTCGCGCACCAGGGCGTCGCCGGGTCGGACGTCCTGTGGCTGAGCGGGCTCGGGCGGCCGGAGTACTACTACGCGAGGGACCGCCTCGGGGACGACTCTCATCCCACGGCGCTCAACTTCACCAAGGGGGCCATCCTCTACTCGAACTTCGTCACCACGGTGTCACCGCAGCACGCCTGGGAGGTGCGGTCTACCGAGCAGGGGCACGGACTCGGCCATCCCCTGTACGTGCACCAGCAGAAGTTCGGCGGCGTGCTGAACGGGCTCGACTACGACATGTGGAACCCCGCGCAGGATCCGCTCATTCCGATCCACTACACGGTCGACACGCTCGACGAGAAGGCGAAGAACACCGATGCCCTGCGCACGCGCCTCCTGCTGCGGAGCGGGCGCCGGCCCGTCCTGGCGTACGTCGGCCGGCTCGACTGGCAGAAGGGAGTGCACCTCATCCGCCACGCGCTGTCCTACACGCTCACCCGCGGGGCCCAGTTCGTGCTCCTCGGGGCGAGCTCGGAGCGCGGCATCAACGACGCGTTTCTGCACCTGAAGTACCACTTGAACGACAATCCGGATTGCCACCTCGAGATCGCCTTCAACGAGGAGCTGGCGCATCTGATCTACGCGGGTGTCGACATGGTCATCGTGCCCAGCATGTTCGAGCCATGCGGGCTCACGCAGATGATCGCCATGCGCTACGGGGCCGTACCCATCGTGCGCTCCGTGGGGGGCCTCGCCGACACCGTGTTCGACCGCGACTACTCGGATAGGCTGGCGGCGGAACGCAACGGCTACGTCTTCCACCAGGCCGACAATCCGGGCATCGAGTCGGCGCTGCAGCGCGCCATCGGTCTGTGGTTCGACCATCCCGGGGAGTTCCGCCGGCTCATGGTGGCAGGCATGCGCTGCGATTTCTCCTGGAACCAGCCGGCGCAGCACTATCTGAACATCTACGAGTACATTCGGCACAAGTGA
- a CDS encoding glycosyl hydrolase family 57 translates to MNELREDVGDLPNLCGAEAVIDAVVRERSSLAFLPDSRIDFGRSRSACAIALHMHQPLIPAGGDDLHTARIIGNLQDMMAHPDVGDNHNASVFHWCYKRMGEFIPQLIHEGKEPRVMLEYSGTLLYGLRQMGLHDVFDAMRPLAQNPEYRRAVEWLGAPWGHAVAPSTPVQDYRLHVRAWQHHFAAIFGTEALARVRGFSPSEMALPNHPDLAYEFVKTLRDCGYEWVFVQEHTVEQPHNGSGPERKHLPHRLLCRNAEGATASIVAVIKTQGSDTKLVAQMQPYYEAKGLQRWDLAGHRVPPLVSQIADGENGGVMMNEFPPKFMEVVREASGSETPLVNVTEYLEYLFSLGIREHELPVVQPLFQKRIWDRFEPGQGPERLQQVIAELEREDHRFHVEGGSWTNNLSWVRGYENVLGSMEEVSRLFYERVLEPGVSPTEQRYRNALFHLLCSQTSCYRYWGQGLWTAYGREICRRAKDVLLHDFPA, encoded by the coding sequence ATGAACGAGCTGCGGGAAGACGTCGGCGATCTGCCCAACCTCTGCGGCGCCGAGGCGGTGATCGATGCGGTGGTGCGCGAGCGGTCGAGCCTGGCGTTTCTGCCGGACAGCCGCATCGACTTCGGACGCAGCCGGAGCGCGTGCGCCATCGCGCTGCACATGCACCAGCCGTTGATCCCCGCCGGCGGCGACGATCTGCACACCGCGCGCATCATCGGCAACCTGCAGGACATGATGGCGCACCCGGACGTCGGGGATAATCACAACGCCTCGGTGTTCCACTGGTGTTACAAGCGCATGGGGGAGTTCATCCCGCAGCTCATCCACGAGGGCAAGGAGCCGCGCGTCATGCTGGAGTACTCCGGCACACTCCTGTACGGCCTGCGCCAGATGGGGCTGCACGACGTGTTCGACGCGATGCGGCCGCTCGCGCAGAATCCCGAGTACAGGCGCGCCGTGGAGTGGCTGGGCGCGCCATGGGGCCATGCGGTCGCGCCGTCCACCCCGGTGCAGGACTACCGGCTGCACGTCCGCGCCTGGCAGCACCATTTCGCCGCCATCTTCGGGACGGAAGCGCTGGCGCGCGTGCGCGGGTTCTCACCATCCGAGATGGCGTTGCCGAACCATCCGGACCTCGCCTACGAATTCGTGAAGACGCTGCGAGATTGCGGCTACGAATGGGTCTTCGTCCAGGAGCACACCGTCGAGCAACCCCACAACGGCTCGGGCCCGGAGCGTAAGCACCTGCCGCACCGGCTCCTGTGCCGCAACGCGGAGGGGGCGACGGCCAGCATCGTCGCCGTCATCAAGACGCAAGGCAGCGACACGAAGCTCGTGGCCCAGATGCAGCCCTACTACGAGGCCAAAGGGCTACAGCGCTGGGATCTCGCCGGCCATCGGGTGCCGCCGCTCGTGAGCCAGATCGCCGACGGCGAGAACGGCGGCGTGATGATGAACGAGTTCCCTCCGAAGTTCATGGAGGTCGTGCGCGAGGCGAGCGGCTCCGAGACGCCGCTGGTCAACGTCACCGAATACCTGGAGTACCTCTTCAGCCTCGGGATCCGCGAGCACGAGCTGCCGGTGGTGCAGCCTCTCTTCCAGAAGCGCATCTGGGACCGTTTCGAACCCGGCCAGGGGCCGGAGCGGCTGCAGCAGGTCATTGCGGAGCTCGAGCGGGAGGACCACCGCTTCCATGTGGAGGGCGGCAGTTGGACGAACAACCTTTCGTGGGTGCGCGGCTACGAGAACGTCCTCGGGTCGATGGAGGAGGTCAGCCGGCTGTTCTACGAACGGGTTCTCGAGCCTGGCGTCTCGCCGACCGAGCAGCGCTACCGCAACGCCTTGTTCCACCTCCTGTGCTCCCAGACCAGCTGCTATCGCTACTGGGGCCAGGGGTTGTGGACGGCCTACGGCCGCGAGATCTGCCGGCGCGCGAAGGATGTCCTGCTCCACGACTTCCCGGCATGA
- a CDS encoding SDR family oxidoreductase, which produces MKPSLVTGANGHLGNNLCRQLIARGEPVRAMIRASADTAPLAGLALEIVRGDIMDSASTAAAVEGSGRVYHTAAGFLMWSRDPERDIIRPSVEGTRHVMEAAARAGVEKVVYTSSSGTIGHAGSPDALFDETRANTEPHTHYLRGKIAAEREALAIASRTGMPTTSIHPGLILGPGFWKPSESVAQVVQFVNQGAPAYFDGGFSVVDVDDVARGAILAMEKGRSGEKYILAGENVTVKQLFDLMAELTGLKAPSVKLPVPAVRALATMLELVSRATGARPMIDRSQVDEFAGKYAYFSSAKAERELGYTWLPAREVVRRTIAWIVERGFVAEKRRSALRLDGSLRGAGG; this is translated from the coding sequence ATGAAACCATCGCTCGTCACGGGGGCCAACGGGCACCTCGGCAACAACCTCTGCCGGCAGCTGATCGCCCGCGGCGAGCCGGTCCGCGCCATGATCAGGGCTAGCGCCGATACGGCGCCGCTGGCCGGCCTCGCGCTGGAGATCGTGCGGGGCGACATCATGGACTCGGCGTCGACGGCAGCCGCCGTCGAAGGCTCTGGCCGCGTGTACCACACGGCCGCGGGCTTCCTCATGTGGTCGCGCGATCCGGAGCGGGACATCATCCGGCCGAGTGTCGAAGGGACGCGCCACGTGATGGAAGCGGCGGCGCGGGCGGGCGTCGAGAAGGTGGTCTACACGAGTTCGTCGGGCACCATCGGGCACGCCGGATCGCCCGACGCTCTCTTCGACGAGACGCGGGCGAACACCGAGCCGCACACGCACTATCTGCGCGGCAAGATCGCTGCCGAGCGCGAGGCGTTGGCCATCGCGTCCCGGACCGGAATGCCCACCACGTCGATCCATCCCGGCCTGATACTGGGACCGGGCTTCTGGAAGCCGAGCGAGTCGGTGGCGCAGGTCGTCCAGTTCGTGAACCAGGGCGCTCCGGCGTACTTCGACGGCGGCTTCAGCGTGGTCGACGTCGACGACGTGGCCCGGGGAGCAATCCTGGCGATGGAGAAGGGACGCAGTGGCGAGAAGTACATCCTGGCTGGGGAGAACGTGACGGTGAAGCAGCTTTTCGATCTCATGGCCGAGCTGACCGGGCTGAAGGCGCCGTCCGTGAAGCTGCCCGTGCCGGCGGTGCGGGCGCTCGCCACGATGCTCGAGCTCGTGAGCAGGGCCACCGGGGCCCGCCCGATGATCGATCGCAGCCAGGTCGACGAGTTCGCCGGGAAGTATGCCTATTTCTCGAGCGCGAAGGCCGAGCGGGAGCTCGGCTACACGTGGCTCCCGGCGCGGGAAGTCGTGCGGCGCACGATCGCCTGGATCGTGGAGCGGGGCTTCGTGGCCGAGAAGCGGCGGAGCGCGCTCCGCCTGGACGGCTCGCTGCGGGGGGCGGGAGGGTGA